The proteins below come from a single Vanacampus margaritifer isolate UIUO_Vmar chromosome 10, RoL_Vmar_1.0, whole genome shotgun sequence genomic window:
- the gask1b gene encoding Golgi-associated kinase 1B: MARTGRYHRPRVFLPSGLWFRRCNLPKRTLTAAIVCALYLFFTQVDLSLRSPTWTTAGQNQVAPRGVLNLGLLKHDSAVPTRSNVVYITLKSKRLKPANIRGTVRPKLRRKVRRTTLPHSNSQNGSETEPLVSSIRIYSRTPPPWLSAHDVGAMRALASANVLRVEHPPGAPWPLLVFEGTRLEESKAACGLALGPVESVEVFAFHLDRVLGLNRTLPAVSRKLAFLHDGQPSPVVTWDTSLYSDGVSLTWAEYQKSLKQRCWVQNVAPKPESGCSAVHHYEWSKLALFDFLLQIHKRLDPSCCGFKPRQQDGCHETGRHFECAQRDGVRLANMVRRRHDPRHLVLTINKGYFDRNEDNLDFRLLEGIKELPECALSVLRSGRLREKLLQSLFLDQTYWESRGGRAGIDKLIDVIERRAGVLLTYANAHGIRTVDMNE, from the exons ATGGCTCGGACGGGTCGCTACCACCGGCCGCGCGTCTTTCTTCCGTCCGGACTCTGGTTCCGGAGGTGCAATCTTCCCAAAAGAACTTTAACTGCCGCAATTGTATGCGCCCTGTATCTGTTTTTCACCCAAGTGGACCTCTCTTTACGGAGCCCCACCTGGACTACAGCCGGACAGAACCAAGTCGCGCCGAGGGGTGTTCTGAATTTGGGTTTGTTGAAGCACGACTCGGCGGTTCCGACCCGCTCCAACGTGGTGTACATCACCCTCAAATCCAAGCGGCTCAAGCCGGCCAACATTCGCGGCACGGTGCGACCCAAACTGCGGAGGAAAGTGAGAAGAACTACGCTTCCGCATTCGAACTCGCAGAATGGATCCGAAACGGAGCCTCTCGTGAGTTCTATCCGGATATACAGCCGCACTCCCCCGCCTTGGCTGAGCGCGCACGACGTGGGCGCCATGCGCGCTCTCGCCAGTGCCAACGTTTTGCGCGTCGAACATCCACCCGGAGCTCCGTGGCCGCTCTTGGTCTTCGAGGGAACCCGCCTGGAGGAGTCGAAGGCGGCGTGTGGACTCGCCCTCGGCCCGGTGGAATCGGTGGAGGTGTTCGCTTTCCATTTGGACCGAGTGCTCGGCCTCAACAGAACTTTGCCGGCCGTGAGCCGGAAGTTGGCCTTTTTACACG ATGGCCAGCCCAGTCCAGTGGTGACATGGGACACATCTCTCTACTCGGATGGCGTGAGCCTGACATGGGCCGAGTACCAGAAGTCCCTAAAACAAAGGTGCTGGGTTCAGAACGTGGCCCCGAAGCCCGAGTCAGGCTGTTCCGCCGTCCATCACTATGAGTGGAGCAAACTGGCACTTTTTGATTTTCTCTTACAG ATTCACAAGCGACTGGATCCCAGCTGCTGCGGCTTTAAACCCCGGCAACAGGATGGGTGCCACGaaaccggccgccattttgaatGCGCGCAGCGGGACGGCGTCCGACTGGCCAACATGGTGCGCAGGCGTCACGACCCGCGCCACCTGGTGCTCACCATCAACAAGGGCTACTTTGACCGGAATGAGGACAACCTGGACTTCAGGCTCCTGGAAGGGATCAAGGA GTTGCCCGAGTGTGCCTTGTCGGTGCTGAGGAGCGGCCGGCTGCGGGAGAAGCTGCTGCAGTCGCTCTTCCTGGACCAGACGTACTGGGAGAGTCGAGGCGGGCGGGCCGGTATTGACAAGCTCATTGACGTTATCGAGCGACGGGCCGGGGTTCTCCTCACGTACGCCAACGCTCACGGCATCAGGACGGTGGACATGAACGAGTGA